TGTTCTTTACTTTTAATTAAATCTCTAGTTGGAACTTCATATCCTTTATCAGCAAACCTTTGAAGCTCCTCATCAAAATTCATGTGGCATCTTTTATATTTTAATCCACTACCACACCAACACTTATCATTTCTATTCAGTATCATATAATCTCCTATCTTTCTTAATCCTACTATTTAATATATCCACCATTAAAATTACATTCATATATCTTGATATCCTCAAAAAATATCTCTTCATATCCTTGAAACCATTCTAATTCTCCATTAACGATACAATGGTATTTGTATTGTCCATTCTGATATACCATAGGCCCACGATATGGATACTCTTTAGGTACTAACGCCAATGCCTCTTTTAAGAACCCTTCTGAAAAAACTTCACCAATAATTCTTCCATTATAATTCATTCCCCAAATGGGACTATCATCTCTCAATAATAAATCTTCTCCTATGAATTGCTTCTTACCATGATATCTACTGATATATTTAAGATTCCCTTCAGAAAATTGCATATCATATGCATTAGACTCTGTATCTTTAACTTCAACAATATCATTAATATGTTTTTTTGCTATACACAAAAATTGTATTATATCCTCATCCTTGCAATCCTGCTTATTCTCTTCTATATATAAACGGCAATTCTCATCATAATCATTAACTAATTTATCAATACTTACTTTAAAAAGCTCACTCAATAGAATTAATCTAGCAATATCAGGATATGACTGTCCAACTTCCCATTTTGCAACTGCCTGTCTTGAAATCCCAATCATCTCGGCTAATTTTTCTTGTGATAATCCTTTTTCTTTCCTCAATTTCTGTAATTGCTTTTGGAAACTCATTTCACTCACCTCTTCATAGAACATTATACTATTAAATAATTATATTTCTACCAATCAAACATAACATTTTTGACAACCAACAGTTGCTTTTATATCTTTTTTCATTATTCTATACTATCAACCTTATTTTTTAGAGCCTTATACAGCTAAATAGAGGTCTTCCACCTTAACAGTGAAAGACCTCTATTGTATACTTTTTAGAATTCAAATAACACATTCTACTTTATAACTCCATAACTTCTATTCGCTTATTAATCAAATCAACCAAATCACCTGGATACTTGATAAATTCCAGTATTTTAATTGCATTACGAGTAGAAGTAATTCCTTTATGAACTTTGTAATCAAATTCAAGAGAATCCTTAGTAACATTCTCTGTAAAATAATAATATTCGTAACCCTTCAATTCAGGTAAAATCTGCAAGTCATGTGTTGCAACCAAAGTCTTGGTATTGGCGGCAGCTAAGAGATTC
The window above is part of the Vallitalea guaymasensis genome. Proteins encoded here:
- a CDS encoding DUF5680 domain-containing protein, with protein sequence MSFQKQLQKLRKEKGLSQEKLAEMIGISRQAVAKWEVGQSYPDIARLILLSELFKVSIDKLVNDYDENCRLYIEENKQDCKDEDIIQFLCIAKKHINDIVEVKDTESNAYDMQFSEGNLKYISRYHGKKQFIGEDLLLRDDSPIWGMNYNGRIIGEVFSEGFLKEALALVPKEYPYRGPMVYQNGQYKYHCIVNGELEWFQGYEEIFFEDIKIYECNFNGGYIK